A window of Sagittula sp. P11 genomic DNA:
ACGGCGAGGAACTGACCACCGTCAAGGTGCGCTGAGGGAGGACCTGAACCATGAAACGCATTGCAGCACTGATCGCACTTCTTCCGGTTTCGGCCATGGCACACGGGGCGCATGCCCCGGTGCCGGAAAGCAGCCACGGCCTTGCCCACCTAGCACCCGCGCTTTTGGTGATCGCGGTGGCCGTGGTGGCCGCCCGCATCTCCCTCCGGAGGAAGGACGATGCATGACGGCACGGAGACGATCCACCAGCCGCGGCCGGGGATCGAGCCCCTGCCGACGGCCCGCCTGACCGGCGACGCCACCGCGCAGGACCTCGAGTCGATCCGCAAGCGCACCTCCGTCTACGTCTACGAGGCGCCGGTGCGCCTGTGGCACTGGATCAACGCGGCCTGCATCTTCGTGCTGGTCTTCACCGGCTGGTTCATCGGCAACCCGTTCCCGTCGATGCAGATCGGCGAGGCGACGCACCAGTTCATCTTCGGCTACACCCGCTTCGCGCATTTCGCGGCCGGGCTTATCCTGACGGTGGGCTTCTTCGGGCGCATCTACTGGGCCATCGTCGGCAACCACCACGCCAAGCAGCTGTTCTACGTGCCTGTCTGGAACCGCCACTGGTGGAAGGAGCTGTGGTTCGAGGTCAAGTGGTACGCCTTCCTCGAAAGCGAGCCGAAGAAATACGTGGGCCACAACCCGCTGGCGCAGCTTGCCATGTTCATGTTCATGACGGTGGGCCTGTCCTTCATGATCCTGACGGGTCTCGCGCTTTACGGCGAGGGGCTGGGCGATCACAGCTTCATCTATGCCGCCACAAGCTGGGTGCTCACCCTGTTCGGAAACAGCCAGATCGTGCACTCGGTACATCACCTCGGCATGTGGTTCATCGTGATCTTCATGATCATCCACATCTACGTGGCGATCCGCGAGGACATCATGTCCCGGCAGTCCATCGTCTCGACGATGATCTCGGGGCACCGCACATTCAAGGACGACCGCGCCGACTGACACGGGGCGTCCGCGAAGGCACGGGAAGGCGGGTCGCAGGGCCCGCCTTTTCGCATTCCGGTCAGCGGCTTTCCGGCCGCCGCGTGCAAGATTCTCCGGAGATACATTTTTTGGATGGAATTTTGTCTTTCTGTTTTCAGCAATGTTGCAAGATAAGTTTCCAGATGTCGTGCGCCGATGTTCGCGGTCTGCCTGAAAAAACGCTTATCCGGTAAGGGTTTGTTCAATATGCACGAAAAACGGCCCCAACCGGCAAGTCCGTTGCCGTCCGCCGCCCATCCATGGAAAGGTCTGCCTGGTAACGAGGCTTCCGGCAAGGCGGCTCGACGGAGGAGGACAGCATGACAGGGAAAACCCTCATCATGGGCATCGGCAACGTGCTCTGGGCCGACGAAGGGTTCGGCGTGCGCTGCGTGGAGGCGCTGGCCGACGCGTGGTCCTTCCCGGCGGAGGTGACGCTGCTCGACGGGGGGACGCAGGGGCTGTACCTGCTGCCGTTCCTCGAAGAGGCCGACACCCTGATCGTCTTCGACGCGGTGGACTACGGGCTGGTCCCCGGCACGCTGAAGATCGTGGAGGGCGACGAGGTGCCCGCCTTCATGGGCGCCAAGAAGATGTCGCTGCACCAGACAGGTTTCCAGGACGTGATCGCGACGGCGCAGCTCATGGGGTACTGCCCCGAGACGCTGATCCTGATCGGCTGCCAGCCCGAGGAGCTTGAGGATTACGGCGGCGGCCTGCGGGCGGTGGTGGCGGCGCAGATCGCCCCGGCGCTGGAGATCGCGCTGGAGAAGCTGCGCGCCATGGGCATCGAGCCCGTGCCCGGCAAGGCCGACACACACCTCTTGGCCGACAAGTCGATCCTGCGCGACGCCTACGAGGAGGGCCGCCCCTCCGAGGAAGAGGCCTGCCGCATCGGCGACGCCCGCTTCCTGCCTGCGGGCGCCTGAGCCATGTGCGTCGGCGTCCCCATGGAGATCCTCTCGGTCGACGGCATCTCGGCCATGGCCTCGGGCGCAGAGGGGATCGAGGTGATCGACCTGTCCCTGACGCCGGACGCGACCGTGGGTTGCCACGTCCTGACTTTCCTCGGCGCCGCACGAGAGATCATCACTGCCGACGAGGCTGCGAAGATCGCCAGTGCGCTGGCAGGCCTGCGGTCGCTGATGAACGGCGGCGCGCTGGGCGACGCCTTTGCCGACCTCGAAGACACCGGGCCGCGCCTGCCGCCCCATCTGCAAGCCGCCCTTGCCGCCGGCAAGACCACCGCCTGAAGGAGACCGCCATGTCCCATCCGCTCATCACCCGCCTGACGACCGAATTCGGCTGGCCCCGTTTCGAAGACATGGGATCGCTGGAGGACTGGCGCGCCGGTCCCGGCGCGCACGTGCTGTTCGTGCCGGGCGATCCTGTGCGCAACCTCGAAACCGCCGACGTCGCGGTGATCCTGCCCGAGCTGCGGCAGGCGTTCCAGGGCCGCTTCGACTGCGCGGTCTGCGGCGACGGGATCGAGGAGCAGGTCCGCAATGAGACCAAGGTCTTCAAGACCCCCAGCCTGATCTTCTGGCGCGCGGGCGAGATGATCGGCGCCGTGCCGAAGGTGCGCGACTGGGACGACTACATGGCCCGCGTCGCGCATATCCTGAGCCTTCCGGTCGCCGCCGAATAAGGGAGAGAGACAGATGTCGAATTTCGTACTGCCCCCGGTGGGTTTCGGCCCCGGATCGCAGCCTCTGGGCGACGAGGACGCGCAGCTGGAATACATGCCGATGCCGCAGGACATGCGCACCTACGCGCCGCATGTGCCGGATGTGGCGGGCGACGCGGATCAGGCCATGGCCCTCCTGGCGGAGGTCGGAGAGGCCTGCGCGCAGGTGGCCCGCGACGGCGGCTCGAAGACCTTCGACCTGACCGGGCTCGACGCCGCCAACCTCGCCCTGATCAAGGAGACGCTGGGCGAGGGCGAAGTGGCGGTGAAGGTCTGGGGCCTGCCCGCGCTCGCCGCGCAGGAGTCGGTGTTTGCCGGGGTCTGGCGCGTCACCGGAGAGGGCGTCGACCGCATCGAGGTCGCACAGGTGCCGCAGGCCGCCCGGGCGCGCGCCTTCATCCCGCGCAAGCCCGCCGCCGGTGCGCAGGCGCCGAAGGGCATGGGTGTGGTTAATGCCCCGGCGCTGGCGGTGGAGCTGGAAGAGCGTTCCGCCCATTACGCCGCCGCGCGGGAGCTGCATGTCGTCAACCTGACGCTGCTACCGCACACCGAACCGGACCTGCTGTGGCTCGACACCGCGCTGGGGCAGGGCTCTGCCACGCTGCTCTCGCGCGGCTACGGCAACTGCCGCGTCACGGCGACGGCGCTGCCGCATGTCTGGCGGGTACAGTTCTTCAACTCGATGGACACGCTGATCCTCGACACCTTCGAGGTGACGGACATGCCGGAGGTGGTGCTGGCCGCCAGCGAGGACCTGAGCGACAGCGCGGAGCGCATCGCCGAAGTGCTGGAGGCGATCCGATGAACACGCAGACCGGGTTCGAAGGTTCCTACCTCGGCGCGGCGGACAAGATCAGCGCGCAGGCGATCATGGAGTGCAAGATCTGCTGGACGCCCTACGATCCGGCAGAGGGCGACGACACGCGGCAGGTGGAACCGGGCACGCCCTTCCTTGCCCTGCCGGACGACTGGTCCTGCCCCAACTGCTCGGCGCCGAAGGAACAGTTCCTCGTGCAGTCCGATCCGGGGTCGGTTGCGGCGCAGCAGGCGGCGGCGCTGGCCCCGCGCATCGCCGCGCTGGAGGCCGATTTCCGCGAGATCTGGCATTCGAAGATGCGCGACGTGCCGATGGTCAACGCCGCGCTGCGAGTGGAGGCCGTGGGCTTCACCCTCTACGAAGGCCGCCCGCTGGGCGTGCTGATCTCGCCGTGGTTCATGAACCTCGTGATGCTGGCCGCCGAGGGCGAGGACTGGTCCGGGCTGAAGGCAGGCGAGAAGGAGGTGATCGCTTTCCCCTCCGGCGAGTACGAGTTCCTGCACAACGTCCGGGAGCAGGCGGGCGGCTACAAGGCCTGTTCGCTGTTCTCGCCGATGGGCGATTTCCGCAGTCACAAGGACGCCGCCGACGTGGCGCGCGCCGTGATGGTCGCGCTCTTCCAGGAGGAGCACCGGGCAGAGACCGACCGCTCTGCCGACATCCGTGCCGCGCGCGAGGCGGAGCTGGCGGCGGCAGAGGCGGCCGCAGAAGAGGAAGGCGGGGCGCCCGCGCTCAATCCCGCGCCGACGCGGCGCGCGGTCATCACCGGCGGCATGGCCTCCGGCGAGGAGGAATAACGCGATGCTGGCGCTCGTCGGACAGCCGGGCTTGGCATGGCGGACGGGACCGGCGCTGCCGGTGGCGCGCCTTGTCATCGGCCGTCCGGCAGAGGAGGCGGCGGCGGTCCTGCCGCGCATCTACAACCTGTGCCGCGGCGCGCAGGAGACCGCCGCACGGCTGGCCTTCGGTCTGCGGCTGGAGGACGGCACCGACGACCGCCTGCATGCGGAGATCCTGCGCGATCACGTCCTGATGCTGTGCATCCGCCTGCCGCGCCATTTCGGCAGCTCGGCGATGGTCCTGCCGCAGGGCTGGCAGGCGGACCCTTCGCTGCTGCGCGCGCCGCTGTTCGGGACGGTCGAACGGCTGCCCCGGCATCTGTCGGAACTGGATAGCGCCTTGGCTGCGGGGGCGGGCGTCATGCTTCTGCTGAGGCGGGTGCGCGACAGCTTTGCTCCGTTCGAGGCGGCAACGGGTGTCCTGCCGGTGCCGGAAGGGTCCGAGGTCTTCGACCGCACGGCGCAGGAGAATTCTGTCGCGGGACGCTGGGCCCTGCATCCACTGATGCGCGAGGTCGAGCGGGACTTCGGACGCGGGCCCTTCTGGCGGCTCATGGGCCGGGTCGTGGAACTTGACGCCCTGCTGGCCGGCGTGCGCCTGCCGTTCCGCGTGACCCCGGACGGAGAGGCTTTTGTCCCCGCCGCCCGCGGCTGCTACGGTGTCTCGGCACGGACAGAGGCAGGCCGTGTGACCGCCTTCGAACGGGTGACGCCGACCGATCACCTGCTGGCGGAGGGCGGTGTGCTGGACCGGAGCCTCGCGGCGCTGCCGGGGCGCAAGCGGGGGCTGGCGCCGCTGCTTCTGGATATCCTGGACCCCTGCGTGCCGGTCCGGCTGGAGGAGAAGACCGATGCATGAACTCTCGCTTTGCGAAGGCATCCGGACGGTGCTGGAAGACACCGCGCGCCAGCACGGCGTCGACCGCATCGCGCGGGTGCGGCTGGAGGTCGGGCGCTTTGCCGGGGTCGAGAAGGAGGCGCTGTTCTTCGCATTCGACGTGGTGATGCGCGGCTCTGCGGCCGAGGGGGCTGTGCTGGAAGTGATCGACCTGCCGGGGCAGGCGATGTGCTACGACTGCATGAAGGTCGTGGAGATCGCCCACCGGCTGGACCCCTGCCCGGACTGCGGCGGGGGCAAGCTGATGCCGCAGGGCGGCGACGAAATGCGTATCAAGGATTTGGAGGCTGCGTGATGTGTACGGTTTGCGGATGCGGAGACGGAGAGGTGAAGGTGCACGGCCATGACCACGATCATGACCACGGGCATCATCATCACCATGGGCATGACCAAGAGCACGGCCATGACCACGAGCACGGCCATGACCATCACCACGGGGACACCCACGACCACGTCCACTTCGGCCACGGTCCGGCGGGCGTCGAGGTGCCGGGCATGTCGCAGTCTCGGCTGATCGAGATCGAGACCTCGATCCTCGCCAAGAACGACCGCTATGCGGGGGCCAACCGCAGGGCGCTTGCCGCGAAGGGTATCCTCGCGTTGAACTTCGTCTCTTCCCCCGGTTCGGGCAAGACGACGCTCCTGTGCCGGACCATCGAGGCGCTGGGGGACCAGCCGCTTGCCGTGATCGAGGGCGACCAGCAGACGCAGAACGACGCCGACCGTATCCGTGCGACCGGCGCGCGGGCGGTGCAGGTGAACACCGGCAAGGGCTGCCACCTCGACGGGCACATGGTGGGCCACGCGCTGGAGCATCTCGACCTCGCGCCCGGCGCGATGCTGTTCATCGAGAACGTCGGCAACCTGGTCTGTCCGGCGGGCTTCGACCTTGGCGAGGACTGCAAGGTGGCGATCCTGTCGGTCACCGAAGGCGAGGACAAGCCGCTGAAATACCCAGACATGTTCCAGGCGGCGCGGCTGGCGATCCTGAACAAGACCGACCTCGCCCCGCATTGCGACGTGGACATGGACCTCTACGAGGCGAACCTGCGCCGGGTGAACCCGGAGATCGAGATCATCGCCCTCTCGGCCCGCACGGGCGAGGGCATGGACCTCTGGACCGGCTGGCTGAAGGCGCGCCTCGCGGCGAAACGGGCGCCGGCCGCCGCGGAGTGAACGCCATGGCCGACGCATCCACCCTGACCCTGCCCACGATCCTGCTGGTCGACGACGAGGAGCACGCGCTCAACGCCATGCGGATGGCGCTGGAGGACGACTTCGACTGCCTTTGCGCGCTGAACGCCGACGAGGCCGAGGCGCTGATGGAGGACAACTTCGTCCAGGTGGTGATCTGCGACCAGCGGATGCCGGGCAGGTCCGGGGTGGATTTCCTGTCGGCCGTGCGCGACCGCTGGCCCGAGACGGTGCGCATCATCATCACCGGCTACGCCGAGACGCAGGACATGATCGCGGCGATCAACGACGCGGGCATCTACCAGCTCATCACCAAGCCGTGGCATCCCGACCAGCTCATCATGATGGCGAAGAATGCCGCCGACCTCTTCCGCCTGAACCGCGACCACGAACGCATGTCGCTGGAGATGCGGTTCCTCACCCGCTCGGTCGAGCACAAGCTGGCGGAGAAGCGCCGCGCGCTGCGCGAGGGGCTGGGGTTCGAGAAGATCCTGCGCTCGGCCAATTCGCCGATGAACCCGGTGGTGGCGCAGGCGCGGCAGTTCGCGTCCTTCGACGTCTCGGTGATGATCGTGGGCGAGGAGGGCACCGGCAAGGCGGAGATGGCCCGCGCGATCCACTACGGCTCCCTCCGGTCGGACCGGGCGTTTCACGAGGTCAACGTGGTGGGCGTGGACGACCGCATCCTCGAGATCGAGCTTTTCGGCCACAAGCGCGGTGCGGTGCCCAACCTGCAGACCAACGGCGTGGGCCTTTTGCAGAAGGCCGACCGGGGCACGCTGTTCCTGAACGGGATCGAAAGCCTGTCGCCGCGCATGCAGCTCCAGTTGCAGCAGGTGGCGACGGAGGGCGTGTTCCGCCCCGTCGGCGGGCACGAGACGCTGCGCAGCGGCGCGCGGCTGATCGCCGGCAGCAGCCGCGACCTCAGGGCGGAGGTCGAGGCGGGCAACTTCCGCGCCGACCTGTTCTATGCGCTGGCGCAGACCACGCTGCAGGTCCCGCCGCTGCGTGCGCGGCTTTCGGACCTGCCGCTTCTGGCGCAGGAGATGCTGTTCGAGGCGGCCTCGCGCCACGGCAAGATCGTGCACGGGCTCTGCGAGGACGCCGTCGATTTCCTGAAGCGCTACCACTGGCCGGGCAACCTGCGCGAGCTGGAGAACGAGGTCTTGCGCATGTTGATCTTCGCGCAGGACGCGGTGCTGGGGCCGGAGCTGATCTCGCGCCACATCCTGCAGGCCGCGCCGTCGGAGGCAGGCCGCGAGCCCGGCGTGGACGCGGTGCTGGCCGACACCGGATCGCTGAAGGAGCGGGTGGAGCAGATCGAGATGCGCATCCTGCGCGAGACGCTGACCCGGCTCAGGTGGAACAAGTCGCGGGCGGCCTCCGAACTGGGGCTGAGCCGCGTGGGCCTCAGGGCCAAGATCGAACGCTATGGCATCGAAGAGCCGCGCAAGGCCGGGATGCCGGACGACGAGGAGGAGTAAGGCCATGTGTCTGGGGATCCCGGGACAGATCATCGAAGTGACGGACGAGGCGCGCATGATGGCGCTGGCCTCCGTCTCGGGCGTCCGGCGCGAGGTCAACGTGGCCTGCGTGGCGACCGGCCCGCTGGAGGAGCTGGTGGGCCAGTGGGCGCTGATCCACGTGGGCTTTGCCATGTCGCTGATCGACGAGGAGGAGGCCGCCAAGACGCTCGAGGCGCTGCGCGGCCTTGGCGAGGCGCAGGAGACGCTGGAGGCGATGGCGGCGGGCGACGCGGCGCTGGCCGGTCCGGCGCGGAACGCCGTGGAGGAAAGCGCATGAAACACGTTCAGGAATTCCGCGACCCGAAGCCCGCGAAGGCGCTGATCGCGCGCATCGGCGCGGTGCTCGACCGGATCGGCGCCACGGCGGAGAAGCCGGTGCACATCATGGAGATCTGCGGCGGGCACACCCATGCGATCTTCCGCTACGGACTCGACAAGCTGGTGCCGCCGGGGCTGGAGTTCATCCACGGGCCGGGCTGCCCGGTCTGCGTGCTGCCGATGAGCCGCGTCGACGAATGCATCGAGATCGCGGAACGCCCCGAGGTGATCTTCACCACCTTCGGCGACGCGATGCGGGTGCCGGGCACGCGGAAGTCGCTGATCCAGGCGAAGGCGGACGGCGCGGACATCCGGATGGTCTATTCGCCGCTCGACGCGCTGGAGATCGCCCGGCGCAACCCCGACCGCGAGGTGGTGTTCTTCGGCCTGGGCTTCGAGACGACGACGCCCTCCACCGCCCTGTCGATCCAGGCGGCGGCGCGCGAGGGGCTGACGAACTTCTCGGTCTTCTGCAACCACATCACCGTGCCGCACCCGATCCGCGCGCTGCTGGACGACCCGCACATGGTGCTGGACGGCTTCGTCGGGCCCGGGCACGTGTCCATGGTGATCGGTGTCCACCCCTACGATTTCATCGCGGAGGAGTATGGCAAGCCGCTGGTGGTCGCGGGGTTCGAGCCGCTGGACCTGCTCCAGTCGGTGCTTATGGTGCTGGAGCAGATCGCCGAAGGCCGCGCCGAGATCGAGAACCAGTACGCCCGCGTCGTGCCGGAGCACGGCAACCCGGTCTCGCTTGCCGCGATCGCGGATGTCTACGAGGAGCGTCCGTCCTTCGAATGGCGGGGACTGGGCGAGATCGACGCCTCGGGCCTGCGCATCCGCGCGGCCTACCGGGCCTGGGACGCGGAGGAGAAGTTCGGGATCGGCTATGCCACCGGCGCGCGCAACGTGGCGGAGCCGGAGGGCTGCATGTGCGGCGCGGTGATGACCGGCCGGATGAAACCGGTCGCCTGCCCGCAGTTCGGCACGGGCTGCACCCCGGAGATGCCGCTGGGGGCGCTGATGGTGAGTTCGGAAGGGGCCTGCGCGGCCTACTACCAGTACGGCGGCGCCCGGGCGGCGGAACCGGCGGAATGAGGGGTTTCGCCGGGCTGGCGCCCGGCGATCCGCCGGGGGAGGCGCTGCCTCCCCCGGACCCCCTCCGAGGTATTTGGACCAAGATGAAGGGGCGGGGGCGGTTCTGGCCCCCGCGGGCGCCCCCGGATGCGGGCGGGGACAGGGAAGGCAGGACATGGCTTTGAGAGACACGCGGGTGACGCTGGCGCATGGCGGCGGCGGCAAGGCGATGCGGGACCTGATCGAGGAGGTGTTCACCGCCGTCTTCCAGCCGCCGGGCATGGAGGATCAGGCGCGGCTGGTGTCGGAGGCGCTGTGTGCGCCGGGGGCGCGGCTGGCCTTCACCACCGACAGCTTCGTCGTCGATCCGGTGGAGTTTCCCGGCGGCGACATCGGCAAGATCGCGGTCTGCGGCACGGTGAACGACCTTGCGGTGGGTGGCGCGCGGCCGCTCTGGCTGTCGGCGGCCTTCATCATCGAGGAGGGCTGCGAGGTGGATCTCTTGCGGCGGATCGTGGCCTCGATGCAGCACGAGGCGGAGAAGGCCGGGGTGCGCATCGTCACCGGCGACACGAAGGTCGTGGGGCGCGGCTCGGCGGACAAGGTGTTTGTCACGACCTCGGGCGTGGGGGTGATCCCGCCGGGCCGCGACCTTGCAGCCGAGCATGTGCGCCCCGGCGACGCGGTGCTGGTGAACGGGGTGCTGGGCGACCATGGTGCGGCGATCCTTGCGGCGCGGGGCGACATGGCGCTGTCGACCGACATCGTCTCGGACTGCCAGGGGCTGGGGCACCTGATGGAGGCGGTGCTGGCGGCGGCGCCCAACGCGCGGGCCTGCCGGGATGCGACGCGGGGCGGTATGGCCTCGGCGCTGAACGAGATCGCCGGAGCGGCGGGTGTGGCGGTGGAGATCGACGAGGACGCGCTGCCGCTCAGGGACGAGGTGAAGGGGATGTGCGAGATCCTCGGGCTCGACCCTCTGTACCTCGCCAACGAGGGAACGCTGGTGATCTTCGTCCCGGAGAACGAGGCGCAGGCGGCGCTCGCCGCGATGCGGGCCTTGCCGGAGGGGCGGGGCGCCGTGCAGGTGGGCCGCGCGCTGGACGGGCCGCCGGGCCGGGTCACCATGCGCACGCTCTTTGGCGGTAGCCGGATCGTCGACATGCTGGTGGGCGAGCAGTTGCCGCGCATCTGCTGAGGGATTGTCGCGCGGGCCGTCGCTTGCCATACCTGTCGGAGAGCATCACCGCCGAGGGCTGGGGGACTTTCCGAGATGTCACAGATTTCCGATCCGGCGGGCGCGGGGCGCTGGCTGCAGGACCCGGTGCACCGCGCGTACCTTCTGGAGAATGCGCGGCGCCAGTTGCGGTTCTTCGACGGCACGTTGCG
This region includes:
- a CDS encoding hydrogenase accessory protein yields the protein MSHPLITRLTTEFGWPRFEDMGSLEDWRAGPGAHVLFVPGDPVRNLETADVAVILPELRQAFQGRFDCAVCGDGIEEQVRNETKVFKTPSLIFWRAGEMIGAVPKVRDWDDYMARVAHILSLPVAAE
- the cybH gene encoding Ni/Fe-hydrogenase, b-type cytochrome subunit, which translates into the protein MHDGTETIHQPRPGIEPLPTARLTGDATAQDLESIRKRTSVYVYEAPVRLWHWINAACIFVLVFTGWFIGNPFPSMQIGEATHQFIFGYTRFAHFAAGLILTVGFFGRIYWAIVGNHHAKQLFYVPVWNRHWWKELWFEVKWYAFLESEPKKYVGHNPLAQLAMFMFMTVGLSFMILTGLALYGEGLGDHSFIYAATSWVLTLFGNSQIVHSVHHLGMWFIVIFMIIHIYVAIREDIMSRQSIVSTMISGHRTFKDDRAD
- the hypB gene encoding hydrogenase nickel incorporation protein HypB, yielding MCTVCGCGDGEVKVHGHDHDHDHGHHHHHGHDQEHGHDHEHGHDHHHGDTHDHVHFGHGPAGVEVPGMSQSRLIEIETSILAKNDRYAGANRRALAAKGILALNFVSSPGSGKTTLLCRTIEALGDQPLAVIEGDQQTQNDADRIRATGARAVQVNTGKGCHLDGHMVGHALEHLDLAPGAMLFIENVGNLVCPAGFDLGEDCKVAILSVTEGEDKPLKYPDMFQAARLAILNKTDLAPHCDVDMDLYEANLRRVNPEIEIIALSARTGEGMDLWTGWLKARLAAKRAPAAAE
- the hypA gene encoding hydrogenase maturation nickel metallochaperone HypA; the protein is MHELSLCEGIRTVLEDTARQHGVDRIARVRLEVGRFAGVEKEALFFAFDVVMRGSAAEGAVLEVIDLPGQAMCYDCMKVVEIAHRLDPCPDCGGGKLMPQGGDEMRIKDLEAA
- the hypD gene encoding hydrogenase formation protein HypD, producing the protein MKHVQEFRDPKPAKALIARIGAVLDRIGATAEKPVHIMEICGGHTHAIFRYGLDKLVPPGLEFIHGPGCPVCVLPMSRVDECIEIAERPEVIFTTFGDAMRVPGTRKSLIQAKADGADIRMVYSPLDALEIARRNPDREVVFFGLGFETTTPSTALSIQAAAREGLTNFSVFCNHITVPHPIRALLDDPHMVLDGFVGPGHVSMVIGVHPYDFIAEEYGKPLVVAGFEPLDLLQSVLMVLEQIAEGRAEIENQYARVVPEHGNPVSLAAIADVYEERPSFEWRGLGEIDASGLRIRAAYRAWDAEEKFGIGYATGARNVAEPEGCMCGAVMTGRMKPVACPQFGTGCTPEMPLGALMVSSEGACAAYYQYGGARAAEPAE
- a CDS encoding hydrogenase expression/formation protein HupK; this translates as MLALVGQPGLAWRTGPALPVARLVIGRPAEEAAAVLPRIYNLCRGAQETAARLAFGLRLEDGTDDRLHAEILRDHVLMLCIRLPRHFGSSAMVLPQGWQADPSLLRAPLFGTVERLPRHLSELDSALAAGAGVMLLLRRVRDSFAPFEAATGVLPVPEGSEVFDRTAQENSVAGRWALHPLMREVERDFGRGPFWRLMGRVVELDALLAGVRLPFRVTPDGEAFVPAARGCYGVSARTEAGRVTAFERVTPTDHLLAEGGVLDRSLAALPGRKRGLAPLLLDILDPCVPVRLEEKTDA
- a CDS encoding hydrogenase expression/formation protein encodes the protein MSNFVLPPVGFGPGSQPLGDEDAQLEYMPMPQDMRTYAPHVPDVAGDADQAMALLAEVGEACAQVARDGGSKTFDLTGLDAANLALIKETLGEGEVAVKVWGLPALAAQESVFAGVWRVTGEGVDRIEVAQVPQAARARAFIPRKPAAGAQAPKGMGVVNAPALAVELEERSAHYAAARELHVVNLTLLPHTEPDLLWLDTALGQGSATLLSRGYGNCRVTATALPHVWRVQFFNSMDTLILDTFEVTDMPEVVLAASEDLSDSAERIAEVLEAIR
- the hybE gene encoding [NiFe]-hydrogenase assembly chaperone HybE translates to MNTQTGFEGSYLGAADKISAQAIMECKICWTPYDPAEGDDTRQVEPGTPFLALPDDWSCPNCSAPKEQFLVQSDPGSVAAQQAAALAPRIAALEADFREIWHSKMRDVPMVNAALRVEAVGFTLYEGRPLGVLISPWFMNLVMLAAEGEDWSGLKAGEKEVIAFPSGEYEFLHNVREQAGGYKACSLFSPMGDFRSHKDAADVARAVMVALFQEEHRAETDRSADIRAAREAELAAAEAAAEEEGGAPALNPAPTRRAVITGGMASGEEE
- the hypC gene encoding HypC/HybG/HupF family hydrogenase formation chaperone yields the protein MCLGIPGQIIEVTDEARMMALASVSGVRREVNVACVATGPLEELVGQWALIHVGFAMSLIDEEEAAKTLEALRGLGEAQETLEAMAAGDAALAGPARNAVEESA
- the hypE gene encoding hydrogenase expression/formation protein HypE, which gives rise to MALRDTRVTLAHGGGGKAMRDLIEEVFTAVFQPPGMEDQARLVSEALCAPGARLAFTTDSFVVDPVEFPGGDIGKIAVCGTVNDLAVGGARPLWLSAAFIIEEGCEVDLLRRIVASMQHEAEKAGVRIVTGDTKVVGRGSADKVFVTTSGVGVIPPGRDLAAEHVRPGDAVLVNGVLGDHGAAILAARGDMALSTDIVSDCQGLGHLMEAVLAAAPNARACRDATRGGMASALNEIAGAAGVAVEIDEDALPLRDEVKGMCEILGLDPLYLANEGTLVIFVPENEAQAALAAMRALPEGRGAVQVGRALDGPPGRVTMRTLFGGSRIVDMLVGEQLPRIC
- a CDS encoding HyaD/HybD family hydrogenase maturation endopeptidase, which produces MTGKTLIMGIGNVLWADEGFGVRCVEALADAWSFPAEVTLLDGGTQGLYLLPFLEEADTLIVFDAVDYGLVPGTLKIVEGDEVPAFMGAKKMSLHQTGFQDVIATAQLMGYCPETLILIGCQPEELEDYGGGLRAVVAAQIAPALEIALEKLRAMGIEPVPGKADTHLLADKSILRDAYEEGRPSEEEACRIGDARFLPAGA
- a CDS encoding HypC/HybG/HupF family hydrogenase formation chaperone; its protein translation is MCVGVPMEILSVDGISAMASGAEGIEVIDLSLTPDATVGCHVLTFLGAAREIITADEAAKIASALAGLRSLMNGGALGDAFADLEDTGPRLPPHLQAALAAGKTTA
- a CDS encoding sigma-54 dependent transcriptional regulator encodes the protein MADASTLTLPTILLVDDEEHALNAMRMALEDDFDCLCALNADEAEALMEDNFVQVVICDQRMPGRSGVDFLSAVRDRWPETVRIIITGYAETQDMIAAINDAGIYQLITKPWHPDQLIMMAKNAADLFRLNRDHERMSLEMRFLTRSVEHKLAEKRRALREGLGFEKILRSANSPMNPVVAQARQFASFDVSVMIVGEEGTGKAEMARAIHYGSLRSDRAFHEVNVVGVDDRILEIELFGHKRGAVPNLQTNGVGLLQKADRGTLFLNGIESLSPRMQLQLQQVATEGVFRPVGGHETLRSGARLIAGSSRDLRAEVEAGNFRADLFYALAQTTLQVPPLRARLSDLPLLAQEMLFEAASRHGKIVHGLCEDAVDFLKRYHWPGNLRELENEVLRMLIFAQDAVLGPELISRHILQAAPSEAGREPGVDAVLADTGSLKERVEQIEMRILRETLTRLRWNKSRAASELGLSRVGLRAKIERYGIEEPRKAGMPDDEEE